A part of Mucilaginibacter defluvii genomic DNA contains:
- the gldB gene encoding gliding motility lipoprotein GldB, with product MLLFCACGDSKKVDVSHIDINVTISRFDRDFNAMRTKPMPQQAALLQQKYGSFYSDYIERVLQAGSTADTAYFSTLKQVFAGKAYNDLKHEVDSVYPSLDLREAELTDAFRRIKYYYPGFKPMKVYAYFSGFQAQTSIGDGYVAVGLDMFLGANSKFYPALVQQYPHYLSRRFTPDNITPRVVEAVLREDMFPENDADKTLLARMIYNGKIMYAMDEVLPDVPDSTKIGYTGKQLQWCNTFKSDIWAYFLNENLLYNSDYQKIQNYLNEAPFTPGLGEQNESAPKLAVWTGWQIVRQYMGKHADITLQQLMAERDAQKILNDSKYRP from the coding sequence ATGCTACTGTTTTGCGCTTGCGGCGACAGTAAAAAGGTTGACGTAAGCCATATTGATATCAATGTTACCATCAGCCGTTTTGACCGCGACTTTAATGCTATGCGTACAAAACCCATGCCGCAGCAGGCCGCGCTGCTGCAACAAAAGTATGGCAGCTTTTACAGCGACTATATTGAACGTGTTTTACAAGCCGGTTCTACCGCCGATACCGCATACTTTAGTACACTTAAACAGGTATTTGCCGGCAAAGCTTATAACGACCTGAAACACGAGGTTGACTCGGTATACCCCAGCCTTGATTTGCGGGAAGCCGAATTAACAGATGCATTCAGGCGCATTAAGTACTATTACCCCGGGTTTAAGCCGATGAAGGTCTATGCTTATTTTTCGGGCTTTCAGGCGCAAACATCCATCGGAGATGGATATGTAGCCGTAGGGCTGGATATGTTTTTAGGTGCCAATTCTAAATTTTATCCGGCGCTGGTGCAGCAATATCCGCACTATCTATCGCGCCGGTTTACGCCTGATAATATTACCCCGCGTGTTGTGGAAGCTGTTTTGCGAGAGGACATGTTCCCGGAGAACGATGCCGACAAGACCCTGCTGGCCCGCATGATCTACAATGGTAAAATTATGTATGCTATGGATGAGGTGCTGCCCGATGTGCCCGATAGTACTAAAATTGGTTATACCGGCAAGCAGCTGCAATGGTGCAATACCTTTAAAAGTGATATCTGGGCTTACTTTTTAAATGAAAACCTGCTGTATAACTCCGATTATCAAAAAATACAGAATTATTTAAATGAGGCGCCCTTCACACCCGGCCTGGGTGAGCAAAATGAATCGGCGCCCAAACTCGCGGTTTGGACGGGTTGGCAGATTGTAAGGCAATATATGGGCAAACACGCTGATATCACCCTGCAACAGCTAATGGCTGAACGCGACGCGCAGAAGATACTCAACGATTCAAAATACCGGCCTTAG
- a CDS encoding PQQ-dependent sugar dehydrogenase, with product MKRAFLPALFASAIILLSCSTKPANDVEKEEPKVADSTGFTVKTIYSELSNPWGMVWLPDGRLLVTERAGEILVFKNDKFTGEKLKGVPAVFNKGQGGLMDIKLHPDYKKNGWIYITYAKPVEGGATTALARFKLNGNNITDLTDIYTAKPYISADFHFGSRVVFDKDGYLYVSSGERGTQPKVQELDNDHGKIHRLFDDGRIPQDNPFVGQPGAHGSIWTLGHRNPQGMVYDAVNNHIWEVEHGPKGGDELNLIEKGKNYGWPKTSYGINYDGTVLTPNKELPGIENPKHYWVPSIATCGLSIVTGDKYPGWKGNLLVGALALMHINRVTINGTEYKSEQRLLQNKGRFRYVAESPDGYIYAVTEGPGALLKLIPNKK from the coding sequence ATGAAGAGAGCCTTTTTGCCGGCATTGTTTGCCTCGGCAATCATACTACTATCATGCAGTACCAAGCCTGCCAATGATGTAGAAAAGGAAGAACCCAAGGTAGCCGACAGTACCGGCTTTACCGTAAAAACAATTTACAGCGAACTAAGTAACCCGTGGGGGATGGTATGGCTGCCTGATGGCCGCCTGCTGGTTACCGAGCGTGCCGGTGAGATACTGGTTTTTAAGAACGATAAATTTACCGGTGAAAAGCTTAAAGGCGTGCCGGCCGTGTTTAATAAAGGACAGGGCGGTTTAATGGACATCAAGCTGCATCCTGACTATAAAAAGAACGGCTGGATATATATTACCTACGCCAAACCGGTTGAAGGTGGCGCCACAACAGCGCTTGCCCGCTTCAAACTTAACGGTAATAACATTACCGACCTCACGGATATTTATACCGCCAAGCCGTATATCTCCGCTGATTTTCACTTTGGCAGCCGCGTGGTATTTGATAAGGACGGTTACCTGTATGTAAGCTCCGGCGAGCGTGGTACCCAGCCAAAGGTGCAGGAGCTTGATAACGACCATGGTAAAATACACCGCCTGTTTGATGATGGCCGCATACCGCAGGATAATCCTTTCGTGGGTCAGCCGGGCGCGCATGGCTCTATCTGGACGTTAGGGCACCGTAATCCGCAGGGTATGGTTTATGATGCAGTGAACAACCATATCTGGGAAGTTGAGCATGGCCCTAAAGGCGGTGACGAGCTTAACCTGATTGAAAAGGGCAAAAACTATGGATGGCCAAAAACATCATACGGCATTAACTATGATGGCACCGTGTTAACACCTAATAAAGAGTTGCCCGGCATCGAGAATCCTAAACATTATTGGGTGCCTTCAATTGCTACCTGTGGTTTAAGCATTGTCACCGGCGATAAATACCCGGGTTGGAAAGGCAACCTCCTGGTGGGTGCGCTTGCTTTAATGCACATTAACCGTGTAACGATTAACGGTACTGAGTATAAATCAGAGCAGCGCCTGTTGCAGAATAAAGGCCGTTTCCGTTACGTTGCTGAAAGCCCTGATGGTTACATATACGCTGTTACCGAAGGCCCTGGTGCTTTATTAAAGCTGATACCGAACAAAAAATAA
- a CDS encoding ATP-binding protein — translation MAFNVDLTNCDREPIHIPGQIQPYGFLIAVDNDNIIRYHSENVSDLIPGLPSLLLGKELSEVEYALSPNEPMGFISQLVTFGKTTKSFEQINPFQLELNGNSYYMIIHQADDLFVLEFEPANSEATADMQKMIGRSISEMLADKNLQNLLNNSAEQVKKVIGYDRVMVYRFAADGHGVVIADARNEELESWLGLHYPASDIPKQARELYKLNHTRIIADVNSIPSKIVTLADGEPQPLNLTCSQLRAVSPIHIQYLKNMGVASSFSISLMYKKELWGLIACHSYTPRYIDYKARESAKLIGQILSSALEFRQDEENQQLQDQLFANVEKISKQMQRSNSLEDALTTDEVSILNVTYADGAVLIYEGNTFKFGKVPNDDQLAGLLQWIKTDVTDTFFCTDHLSNKYAPALKYKDIASGIIVSAISKEMGEYMIWFKPEQLKQITWAGNPEKPAEVDNNGMLNISPRTSFEAWAETVTARSAAWSNEEVKAVIRLKEELTYAINQKASAIRQLNEKLKQAYEELDTFSFTISHDLKNPISVIKSYAQLLTRDASIRPEALRVIDRIVDRADKMNYMINEVLDYSRIGRSEIDFMDVKIGPMVNDIIKDLSLVYDTARLQITIGETPVVKGDPIMLLQVFANLLSNAIKYSQRADPQQISIEGKITDTGVLYRIKDNGLGIDIKQLPRIFELFNRTDNVKDIEGSGVGLAIVKRIVEKHRGKIWVDSELGKGSTFYVEFSNPA, via the coding sequence ATGGCGTTTAATGTTGATCTGACCAACTGTGACAGAGAACCTATTCACATACCCGGCCAAATTCAGCCTTATGGTTTTTTGATAGCAGTTGATAACGACAATATTATACGCTATCATAGCGAGAATGTAAGCGACTTAATACCGGGCCTGCCATCGCTTTTATTAGGTAAGGAATTAAGCGAGGTGGAGTATGCCCTGAGCCCAAACGAGCCGATGGGCTTTATCAGCCAGCTGGTTACCTTCGGCAAAACAACCAAAAGCTTTGAGCAGATCAATCCTTTTCAGCTGGAGTTAAACGGCAATAGCTATTACATGATCATTCACCAGGCCGACGATTTGTTTGTACTGGAGTTTGAGCCCGCTAATTCTGAGGCGACCGCGGATATGCAAAAGATGATCGGGCGTTCGATATCTGAAATGCTGGCCGACAAAAACCTGCAAAACCTGTTGAACAACTCGGCTGAGCAGGTAAAAAAAGTGATCGGGTATGACCGCGTGATGGTTTACCGCTTTGCTGCCGACGGGCACGGCGTGGTAATAGCCGACGCCAGAAACGAGGAGCTGGAATCATGGCTGGGTTTGCATTACCCTGCATCAGACATACCCAAACAAGCGCGCGAGCTTTACAAACTCAACCACACCCGTATCATAGCGGATGTAAACAGCATCCCCTCAAAAATAGTAACCCTTGCTGACGGCGAGCCGCAACCACTCAACCTCACCTGCTCGCAATTGCGTGCCGTATCGCCCATCCATATACAATACCTAAAAAACATGGGGGTGGCGTCGAGCTTCAGTATATCATTAATGTACAAAAAAGAGCTTTGGGGGCTGATTGCCTGCCATAGCTATACACCAAGATATATTGACTATAAAGCCCGTGAGTCCGCCAAACTAATTGGGCAGATACTATCATCAGCTTTAGAATTCAGGCAGGATGAGGAAAACCAGCAGCTGCAGGACCAGCTATTTGCAAACGTCGAAAAAATATCCAAGCAGATGCAGCGCAGCAACAGCCTGGAAGATGCACTTACTACCGATGAGGTTAGCATCCTTAACGTTACTTATGCCGACGGCGCCGTGTTAATTTATGAAGGCAATACCTTTAAATTTGGAAAAGTACCTAACGACGATCAGTTAGCCGGGCTGCTGCAATGGATAAAGACTGATGTTACGGACACTTTCTTTTGCACCGATCACCTGTCAAACAAATATGCGCCGGCACTAAAATATAAGGATATAGCGAGCGGCATTATCGTATCGGCTATATCAAAGGAGATGGGCGAATATATGATATGGTTTAAGCCCGAACAGCTAAAACAGATCACCTGGGCAGGAAATCCCGAAAAGCCGGCAGAGGTGGACAACAATGGCATGCTGAACATATCGCCACGCACCTCGTTCGAAGCCTGGGCCGAAACGGTTACGGCACGCTCCGCTGCCTGGAGCAACGAGGAAGTTAAAGCCGTTATACGCTTAAAGGAAGAGCTCACTTACGCCATCAACCAAAAAGCGAGTGCGATCCGTCAGCTTAACGAGAAGCTTAAACAGGCTTATGAGGAGCTTGACACCTTTAGCTTCACCATATCGCACGATTTAAAAAACCCGATATCGGTAATCAAAAGCTATGCCCAGTTACTTACCCGTGATGCATCCATCCGCCCAGAAGCATTACGCGTTATTGACCGTATTGTTGACCGCGCCGACAAGATGAATTACATGATTAATGAGGTGCTGGATTACTCGCGCATCGGCCGTTCAGAGATCGACTTTATGGATGTAAAGATAGGGCCAATGGTAAATGACATTATTAAGGACCTATCACTGGTATATGATACCGCACGGCTACAGATTACCATAGGTGAAACGCCGGTTGTAAAAGGCGACCCGATTATGCTGTTACAGGTTTTTGCCAACCTGTTGAGTAATGCTATTAAATACTCGCAGCGTGCTGATCCGCAACAAATAAGCATTGAAGGTAAAATAACTGATACCGGGGTACTTTACCGGATAAAAGATAACGGGCTTGGTATTGATATTAAGCAACTTCCGCGCATATTTGAGCTATTTAACCGCACGGACAATGTGAAGGACATTGAGGGCAGCGGCGTTGGCCTGGCCATAGTAAAGCGCATTGTTGAAAAGCACCGCGGCAAAATATGGGTGGATAGCGAGTTGGGCAAGGGTTCAACCTTTTATGTAGAATTCAGCAACCCCGCTTAA
- a CDS encoding biliverdin-producing heme oxygenase, producing the protein MLSEKLKDETKTYHHQTEVALIGRIKAISNKDDYASLLKMFYGYFGGLEKHIDAAIDTTLIDDYHQRRKTSAIAEDLEALNENVPVVADGDSLPVLTNHLQALGALYVIEGSTLGGKIISKMIVQKLDPSHGNALSFFNSYGDDTMNMWNAFKEKMNNQAQTEAEQEVVTESANSTFRHFADWIARCN; encoded by the coding sequence ATGCTATCTGAAAAACTGAAAGACGAAACCAAAACATATCACCACCAAACAGAAGTAGCCCTAATTGGCCGTATAAAGGCGATAAGTAATAAGGATGATTACGCCTCATTATTAAAAATGTTTTACGGCTATTTTGGCGGGCTTGAAAAACATATTGATGCCGCTATTGATACCACTTTAATAGATGATTACCATCAGCGCCGTAAAACCTCAGCTATAGCCGAAGATTTGGAAGCGCTTAACGAGAATGTGCCTGTCGTGGCCGATGGCGACAGCCTGCCGGTATTAACCAACCACTTGCAGGCCTTGGGTGCGCTGTACGTAATTGAGGGTTCAACCCTTGGCGGTAAAATTATCAGTAAAATGATTGTGCAAAAGCTCGATCCGTCACACGGTAACGCCCTTTCGTTTTTCAACAGTTATGGCGATGATACCATGAACATGTGGAACGCTTTTAAAGAAAAAATGAACAACCAGGCGCAAACCGAAGCGGAGCAGGAGGTTGTGACCGAATCGGCCAACAGTACATTCAGGCACTTTGCCGACTGGATTGCACGCTGCAATTAA
- a CDS encoding phosphatidylglycerophosphatase A → MNKLIASLFGIGYIKGGGTYASIFTCVVLYFLWQVPAVLMPLPNVLIGLAILLIGIYTGNKVEPFWGKDSYRVVIDEVAGMWITMLFVPVNNIKLLVAGLILFRFFDMVKPLGVRRMEALKGGLGVMMDDVLAGVYANITLQVLVFSGLLK, encoded by the coding sequence ATGAATAAACTGATCGCGTCTCTATTCGGCATTGGTTACATAAAAGGTGGCGGCACGTATGCCTCCATTTTTACCTGCGTTGTGCTTTATTTTCTATGGCAGGTTCCGGCAGTGTTGATGCCTTTACCCAACGTACTGATTGGTTTGGCTATACTGCTTATTGGTATATACACCGGTAACAAGGTGGAACCATTTTGGGGTAAGGACAGCTACCGTGTAGTTATTGACGAGGTTGCGGGTATGTGGATAACCATGCTGTTTGTGCCCGTCAATAATATTAAACTGCTTGTTGCCGGGCTGATACTGTTTCGCTTTTTTGACATGGTAAAACCACTTGGCGTGCGTCGCATGGAAGCGCTAAAAGGCGGCCTGGGCGTAATGATGGATGATGTGTTGGCCGGTGTTTATGCTAACATCACATTGCAGGTTTTAGTATTTTCGGGCCTGTTGAAATAA
- a CDS encoding TerC family protein, translating to MDFLHTLLGEDIKAGLLIILNLIVIESLLSVDNAAVLATMVLDLPKEQRNKALRYGIIGAYVFRGICLFLAAWLVKIWWLKPLGGLYLLYLAFNYFKTKAGKSADKEDENVDKNESWIYKSTVGLIGNFWATVALVEVMDLAFSIDNVFAAVAFTDHVFLIYTGVFIGILAMRFVAQAFVKLMEKFTFLETIAFIVIGVLGLKLSSSLYTHFYPETPLSHAIEGERTDLFVSIFTVAIFIIPVVTSLLFNFPKRNVIEPEVAEDAEGVLKKS from the coding sequence ATGGATTTTTTACACACCCTGTTAGGGGAAGATATTAAAGCAGGTTTACTTATCATCCTGAACCTGATTGTTATAGAGAGCCTGCTCTCGGTTGATAACGCCGCGGTATTGGCTACCATGGTGCTTGATCTGCCGAAGGAGCAGCGTAATAAAGCCCTGCGTTATGGCATTATAGGCGCTTATGTTTTCAGGGGCATTTGTTTATTTTTAGCGGCATGGCTGGTAAAAATATGGTGGCTTAAACCGTTGGGTGGCCTGTACTTATTATACCTGGCTTTCAACTATTTTAAAACCAAAGCCGGCAAGTCAGCCGATAAGGAAGACGAGAACGTTGATAAAAACGAAAGCTGGATTTATAAATCAACCGTAGGTTTAATAGGTAACTTTTGGGCAACTGTAGCGCTGGTTGAGGTGATGGACCTCGCCTTTTCCATCGACAACGTATTTGCCGCCGTAGCCTTTACTGACCACGTTTTTTTGATCTATACGGGCGTATTCATCGGCATACTGGCTATGCGTTTTGTGGCGCAGGCTTTTGTTAAGCTGATGGAAAAGTTCACCTTTCTGGAAACCATCGCGTTCATCGTGATCGGTGTATTAGGGCTTAAACTGTCATCATCATTATATACCCACTTTTACCCCGAAACACCATTATCCCATGCTATTGAGGGTGAGCGTACCGATCTGTTCGTGTCCATCTTTACCGTAGCCATATTTATAATCCCGGTGGTAACTTCGTTGCTATTCAACTTCCCTAAAAGAAATGTGATTGAGCCTGAAGTAGCAGAAGATGCAGAGGGGGTGCTAAAAAAGAGCTAA
- a CDS encoding tail fiber domain-containing protein, with protein sequence MTINKIGVALATIASAFILNTASAQTVSDKQLKKNSEPIRNSLSYVNQLEPLKFEFDKDKYKQLNLPSGTQYGFSADDVKLILPELVKQDNKWYSAGKNNQRTVTTGTIDYEKLIPILVGAIKEQQAEINELRSHIQQLKSK encoded by the coding sequence ATGACTATCAATAAAATTGGTGTTGCCCTGGCAACCATTGCAAGTGCTTTTATATTAAACACGGCTTCGGCGCAAACTGTAAGCGACAAGCAACTGAAAAAGAACAGCGAACCAATACGTAATTCGCTTAGCTACGTTAATCAGCTCGAGCCGCTTAAGTTTGAGTTTGATAAAGACAAATACAAACAATTAAACTTACCATCAGGCACCCAGTACGGTTTCTCGGCTGACGACGTTAAGCTGATACTGCCCGAACTGGTAAAACAGGATAACAAGTGGTACAGTGCCGGTAAAAACAACCAGCGCACCGTGACCACCGGTACAATTGATTACGAGAAGCTGATACCTATATTGGTTGGCGCCATTAAAGAGCAGCAAGCCGAAATAAACGAGCTGCGCAGCCACATACAGCAGCTAAAAAGCAAGTAA
- a CDS encoding alpha-amylase family glycosyl hydrolase, with translation MRVIYKLSIIALLLANVACKKSSPAGPTPTDPETETPDTSSNGIPNNAGDGVTFINNGTSAIFNLYAPGKVSVSVIGDFNNWTTTTMKRSTDGTRWWAQVDNLDANTEYAYQYLINGNLRVADPYTEKILDPDNDKYIPASVYPNLKAYPAGKTTSIVSVMQANQPSYTWKVSSFTRPAKKDLVVYELLVRDFVKDHSYKTIIDTLDYISRLGVNAIELMPVAEFEGNESWGYNDSFFFAPDKYYGTKNDLKALVDACHQRGIAVIMDIVLNHAFGSSPMVRMYFDQNTGKPSSLSPWFNVDAKHPFNVGYDFNHESPATRYFSKNVMRHWLKEYKIDGYRFDLSKGFTQSNNPNDVNAWSAYDASRIAIWKDYNNFIKTVDPNVYVILEHFAAAQEEKELAAEGMMLWNNLAHGFQEANMGWINTSDLSQLMFAAHTFTIADGLVSYAESHDEERVMFKNITYGNQDGYNARLLNNGLKRGAMTAAFLMASPGPKMIWQFGELGYDVSIDQNGRTGNKPILWNYQDVPERKALYNAYAKYIKMKLKNPVFGANTATYTLTGAVKNMALSGSGVDVQVVGNYDVTAKTATLAFTKTGTWYDYVTGSTLNVTSTSMSLTLQPGEYHIYSSAQLQ, from the coding sequence ATGAGAGTAATATATAAACTATCCATTATAGCGCTGCTGCTGGCCAATGTGGCCTGTAAAAAAAGCAGTCCTGCTGGTCCAACGCCTACTGATCCGGAAACCGAAACGCCGGATACCAGCAGCAACGGCATCCCTAACAATGCGGGCGATGGGGTTACATTTATTAATAACGGTACATCGGCCATATTTAACCTGTACGCGCCGGGTAAGGTATCGGTATCGGTAATTGGCGATTTTAATAACTGGACCACAACCACCATGAAACGCAGTACCGATGGTACCCGGTGGTGGGCGCAGGTTGATAACCTGGATGCCAATACCGAGTATGCTTATCAATATTTAATTAACGGTAACCTGCGTGTAGCCGACCCTTATACCGAGAAGATACTTGACCCGGATAACGATAAATATATCCCGGCATCGGTATACCCTAACCTGAAAGCTTATCCGGCAGGAAAAACCACTTCCATTGTAAGTGTAATGCAGGCCAACCAGCCTTCATACACCTGGAAAGTGAGTAGCTTTACCCGCCCCGCTAAAAAGGACCTGGTGGTATACGAATTACTGGTGCGCGATTTTGTTAAAGATCATAGCTACAAAACCATTATTGATACGCTGGATTACATCAGTCGGCTTGGTGTTAACGCTATTGAGCTGATGCCGGTTGCTGAATTTGAGGGCAATGAATCATGGGGGTATAATGATTCCTTCTTTTTCGCGCCCGATAAGTATTATGGTACCAAAAACGACCTGAAAGCGCTGGTTGATGCCTGCCACCAGCGCGGTATTGCTGTTATTATGGATATTGTGCTTAACCATGCCTTTGGCTCATCGCCCATGGTGCGCATGTACTTTGACCAAAATACCGGCAAGCCATCATCATTAAGCCCGTGGTTTAATGTGGATGCCAAGCACCCGTTTAATGTGGGGTATGATTTTAACCACGAAAGCCCGGCAACCAGGTATTTCTCAAAAAACGTAATGCGCCACTGGTTGAAAGAGTATAAAATTGACGGTTACCGTTTCGACCTTTCAAAAGGTTTTACGCAAAGCAATAACCCGAATGATGTGAACGCATGGTCTGCATACGATGCCAGCCGCATTGCCATCTGGAAAGATTATAACAACTTCATTAAAACCGTTGACCCTAACGTTTATGTGATATTGGAGCACTTTGCCGCCGCACAGGAAGAAAAGGAGCTTGCTGCTGAAGGCATGATGCTTTGGAATAACCTGGCTCATGGTTTTCAGGAAGCTAATATGGGTTGGATAAACACGTCAGACCTGTCGCAACTTATGTTTGCCGCGCACACCTTTACCATTGCTGATGGTTTGGTGAGCTATGCCGAGAGTCATGACGAGGAGCGCGTGATGTTTAAAAATATAACCTATGGTAATCAGGATGGTTACAATGCCCGCCTGCTGAACAATGGCCTGAAACGCGGCGCCATGACGGCGGCCTTTCTGATGGCATCGCCGGGCCCGAAAATGATTTGGCAATTTGGTGAGCTGGGTTATGACGTCAGCATTGACCAGAACGGCCGTACCGGTAACAAGCCCATACTTTGGAATTATCAAGACGTACCCGAGCGCAAGGCACTGTACAATGCATACGCCAAATACATAAAAATGAAGTTGAAAAACCCGGTGTTTGGTGCTAATACCGCAACCTATACCCTTACGGGCGCGGTGAAAAATATGGCGCTTAGCGGAAGCGGGGTTGATGTGCAGGTAGTAGGTAATTATGATGTAACAGCCAAAACCGCTACACTAGCATTCACCAAAACCGGTACCTGGTATGATTATGTTACCGGCAGCACGCTTAACGTAACCAGCACAAGCATGAGCCTCACCCTGCAACCGGGCGAGTATCACATATACAGCTCAGCACAGCTGCAATAG